From a single Brassica napus cultivar Da-Ae chromosome C9, Da-Ae, whole genome shotgun sequence genomic region:
- the BNAC09G42700D gene encoding uncharacterized protein BNAC09G42700D isoform X2: MERRVYRKIQSLVVNDRASEGEEEDVMEMDEFQAALMEHGLDTQAIDALPVVSEEELEEMMAGYEEDDQLQEAGDQTNGAEEKNKEAIEQAQKQGPRKRLFKPSINVAGSTEMKNAVALVSPRKRATPKMGTRKGDTNKQLESKGSSNLNSGNLKN; this comes from the coding sequence ATGGAGAGGAGGGTTTACAGAAAAATCCAAAGCCTTGTCGTGAATGATAGAGCTTCTGAAGGAGAAGAGGAGGATGTGATGGAAATGGATGAGTTTCAAGCAGCATTGATGGAGCATGGTTTAGATACGCAGGCAATAGATGCTCTTCCGGTAGTCTCTGAGGAAGAATTGGAGGAAATGATGGCGGGCTATGAGGAGGATGATCAACTTCAGGAGGCAGGGGATCAGACTAATGGCGCAGAAGAGAAGAATAAGGAAGCAATAGAGCAGGCACAGAAACAGGGGCCTCGTAAAAGGTTGTTTAAGCCATCAATCAACGTAGCAGGAAGCACAGAGATGAAGAATGCAGTTGCTCTTGTCTCCCCTCGCAAACGTGCAACACCCAAGATGGGGACTCGTAAAGGGGATACAAATAAGCAATTGGAGAGTAAGGGATCGTCAAACCTGAACTCTGGAAATCTGAAGAATTAA
- the BNAC09G42700D gene encoding uncharacterized protein BNAC09G42700D isoform X1, which translates to MNPPEQDMKALITNLLKIWGLEKRVTGMDLGLGKFQFVFETEEEIEGVLKLQPYHFDYWMLSLARWQSKKSPQFPSEITFWVRVLGVPAEFRTAPTYESIGDAIGRTVMLDVEHARVQVVVDAFKGLCFETTIDFKGGEFYASEEALVSLRYEKFFGFCDFCSSLCHKDEKCPLDPKNIKTSPEKSREMREGNGGWHEVGKHDERSWSYKGVVINGNINQPNRERERVELILGRGRAKWLTIMITNG; encoded by the coding sequence ATGAATCCGCCGGAGCAAGACATGAAGGCATTGATCACGAACCTGCTGAAAATATGGGGCTTGGAAAAACGGGTTACTGGCATGGATCTGGGACTTGGAAAGTTTCAATTCGTTTTTGAAACTGAGGAGGAGATAGAGGGGGTCTTGAAGCTTCAACCTTATCACTTCGACTACTGGATGCTCTCATTGGCTCGATGGCAATCAAAGAAATCTCCACAATTTCCTTCGGAGATAACTTTTTGGGTTCGAGTGTTAGGCGTCCCAGCGGAGTTCAGGACGGCGCCTACATATGAAAGTATTGGGGATGCTATTGGAAGAACGGTGATGTTGGATGTGGAACACGCGAGGGTCCAAGTGGTGGTAGACGCCTTCAAGGGGCTTTGCTTCGAAACCACTATCGACTTCAAGGGAGGGGAATTCTACGCGAGTGAGGAAGCTTTGGTGTCTCTACGGTACGAAAAGTTCTTCGGCTTTTGTGACTTTTGTTCCAGTCTTTGCCATAAGGATGAGAAGTGCCCTCTGGATCCTAAGAACATAAAGACGAGCCCGGAGAAGAGTAGGGAGATGAGAGAGGGAAATGGGGGATGGCACGAGGTAGGCAAACATGATGAAAGATCCTGGAGTTATAAGGGAGTGGTTATCAATGGAAATATCAATCAAccaaatagagagagagagagagtcgagcTTATTCTGGGAAGAGGAAGGGCAAAGTGGCTGACGATCATGATTACAAATGGGTGA